A genomic window from Nematostella vectensis chromosome 9, jaNemVect1.1, whole genome shotgun sequence includes:
- the LOC5504912 gene encoding tumor necrosis factor receptor superfamily member 16 isoform X2 — MYKLINMYKRSIWMEQILFGTVLYSVILAVAGSGCPDGTFNEGDKCCKLCPPGTFLVTPCGRNNTTDSVCDACPINTFMSHANRDTKCEACTPCPNSMFIATPCSPTADTICSCAEGKYYDTGLLFCKECTVCRVGHGATRPCSTKSDTECHPCEAGTFSDKESLSEPCRPCRVCSTGYVIATPCSSVNNTKCTKSRNTSKPSSTTSSKSTFESGYNNSKPSSTTSKPSPGTNHTILRPSSPEWIIPTIAVLGTLLVLLAIVGLYHFRTCIKACLEEPPDVEENTEVTDQELSMPLNPMVEEQARGLRGRHKSVPRRSNHNRDSSDSSTGSQEGTRGKVILVRDLPADVIQSLALMLNPSSSNDWTRLASELGYTALQIANWKLVPLQSTQQVLHDWGTRDTSTVEKLYRTLISIKRDDAAAKLKTFR; from the exons ATGTATAAACTTATAAACATGTATAAACGTTCGATTTGGATGGAGCAAATACTATTCGGAACAGTACTATAT AGCGTTATCCTAGCAGTCGCGGGCTCTGGTTGCCCGGATGGGACATTCAACGAAGGGGACAAGTGTTGCAAACTCTGTCCGCCCGGGACGTTCCTTGTGACGCCATGCGGACGGAACAACACAACGGACTCTGTGTGTGATGCCTGCCCT ATAAACACGTTCATGTCCCACGCAAATAGAGACACAAAGTGCGAGGCCTGCACCCCATGCCCCAACTCAATGTTCATAGCCACGCCCTGCTCCCCCACTGCTGACACTATATGCAGCTGTGCAGAGGGAAAGTACTACGACACAGGACTTCTCTTCTGTAAGGAGTGCACCGTGTGCCGGGTGGGGCATGGGGCGACAAGGCCATGTAGCACGAAATCCGACACAGAGTGCCACCCTTGTGAGGCA GGCACGTTTTCGGACAAGGAGAGTTTGTCCGAGCCTTGTCGGCCATGTCGAGTGTGTTCGACGGGTTATGTGATCGCGACGCCGTGCTCCTCGGTGAACAATACAAAGTGCACCAAGTCGAGGAACACAAGCAAACCTTCGTCTACCACGAGCAGTAAGTCAACCTTCGAATCAGGGTATAACAACAGCAAACCTTCGTCTACCACGAGCA AACCTTCCCCCGGGACAAACCATACAATCCTGCGCCCCTCGAGTCCAGAGTGGATCATCCCCACGATTGCGGTGCTAGGTACCCTCCTGGTGCTGCTAGCGATAGTGGGCCTGTACCACTTCCGCACGTGCATCAAAGCGTGCCTAGAGGAGCCTCCGGATGTAGAGGAAAACACTGAGGTGACGGATCAAG aACTATCTATGCCCCTTAATCCCATGGTAGAAGAGCAAGCACGGGGTTTGCGTGGACGACACAAGAGCGTTCCACGTCGCTCTAACCATAACAGAGACTCGAGCGACTCAAGCACAGGCTCGCAAGAGGGCACCCGGGGAAAAG TCATACTTGTAAGGGATCTGCCCGCAGATGTTATACAATCCCTTGCACTGATGCTTAACCCGTCAAGCAGCAATGACTGGACGCGGCTCGCAAGTGAACTGGGCTACACAGCACTACAAATAGCTAACTGGAAGCTAGTCCCACTTCAAAGCACACAACAAGTCCTGCATGATTGGGGAACTCGTGATACCAGTACAGTGGAAAAGCTATATAGAACTCTTATATCCATCAAACGGGATGACGCTGCCGCGAAGCTGAAAACCTTCAGATAA
- the LOC5504912 gene encoding tumor necrosis factor receptor superfamily member 16 isoform X4 produces MYKLINMYKRSIWMEQILFGTVLYSVILAVAGSGCPDGTFNEGDKCCKLCPPGTFLVTPCGRNNTTDSVCDACPINTFMSHANRDTKCEACTPCPNSMFIATPCSPTADTICSCAEGKYYDTGLLFCKECTVCRVGHGATRPCSTKSDTECHPCEAGTFSDKESLSEPCRPCRVCSTGYVIATPCSSVNNTKCTKSRNTSKPSSTTSKPSPGTNHTILRPSSPEWIIPTIAVLGTLLVLLAIVGLYHFRTCIKACLEEPPDVEENTEVTDQELSMPLNPMVEEQARGLRGRHKSVPRRSNHNRDSSDSSTGSQEGTRGKVILVRDLPADVIQSLALMLNPSSSNDWTRLASELGYTALQIANWKLVPLQSTQQVLHDWGTRDTSTVEKLYRTLISIKRDDAAAKLKTFR; encoded by the exons ATGTATAAACTTATAAACATGTATAAACGTTCGATTTGGATGGAGCAAATACTATTCGGAACAGTACTATAT AGCGTTATCCTAGCAGTCGCGGGCTCTGGTTGCCCGGATGGGACATTCAACGAAGGGGACAAGTGTTGCAAACTCTGTCCGCCCGGGACGTTCCTTGTGACGCCATGCGGACGGAACAACACAACGGACTCTGTGTGTGATGCCTGCCCT ATAAACACGTTCATGTCCCACGCAAATAGAGACACAAAGTGCGAGGCCTGCACCCCATGCCCCAACTCAATGTTCATAGCCACGCCCTGCTCCCCCACTGCTGACACTATATGCAGCTGTGCAGAGGGAAAGTACTACGACACAGGACTTCTCTTCTGTAAGGAGTGCACCGTGTGCCGGGTGGGGCATGGGGCGACAAGGCCATGTAGCACGAAATCCGACACAGAGTGCCACCCTTGTGAGGCA GGCACGTTTTCGGACAAGGAGAGTTTGTCCGAGCCTTGTCGGCCATGTCGAGTGTGTTCGACGGGTTATGTGATCGCGACGCCGTGCTCCTCGGTGAACAATACAAAGTGCACCAAGTCGAGGAACACAAGCAAACCTTCGTCTACCACGAGCA AACCTTCCCCCGGGACAAACCATACAATCCTGCGCCCCTCGAGTCCAGAGTGGATCATCCCCACGATTGCGGTGCTAGGTACCCTCCTGGTGCTGCTAGCGATAGTGGGCCTGTACCACTTCCGCACGTGCATCAAAGCGTGCCTAGAGGAGCCTCCGGATGTAGAGGAAAACACTGAGGTGACGGATCAAG aACTATCTATGCCCCTTAATCCCATGGTAGAAGAGCAAGCACGGGGTTTGCGTGGACGACACAAGAGCGTTCCACGTCGCTCTAACCATAACAGAGACTCGAGCGACTCAAGCACAGGCTCGCAAGAGGGCACCCGGGGAAAAG TCATACTTGTAAGGGATCTGCCCGCAGATGTTATACAATCCCTTGCACTGATGCTTAACCCGTCAAGCAGCAATGACTGGACGCGGCTCGCAAGTGAACTGGGCTACACAGCACTACAAATAGCTAACTGGAAGCTAGTCCCACTTCAAAGCACACAACAAGTCCTGCATGATTGGGGAACTCGTGATACCAGTACAGTGGAAAAGCTATATAGAACTCTTATATCCATCAAACGGGATGACGCTGCCGCGAAGCTGAAAACCTTCAGATAA
- the LOC5504912 gene encoding tumor necrosis factor receptor superfamily member 16 isoform X5, producing MYKLINMYKRSIWMEQILFGTVLYSVILAVAGSGCPDGTFNEGDKCCKLCPPGTFLVTPCGRNNTTDSVCDACPVSTTTNINTFMSHANRDTKCEACTPCPNSMFIATPCSPTADTICSCAEGKYYDTGLLFCKECTVCRVGHGATRPCSTKSDTECHPCEAGTFSDKESLSEPCRPCRVCSTGYVIATPCSSVNNTKCTKSRNTSKPSSTTSSKSTFESGYNNSKPSSTTSKPSPGTNHTILRPSSPEWIIPTIAVLGTLLVLLAIVGLYHFRTCIKACLEEPPDVEENTEVTDQELSMPLNPMVEEQARGLRGRHKSVPRRSNHNRDSSDSSTGSQEGTRGKDVTKPRTKKKNHE from the exons ATGTATAAACTTATAAACATGTATAAACGTTCGATTTGGATGGAGCAAATACTATTCGGAACAGTACTATAT AGCGTTATCCTAGCAGTCGCGGGCTCTGGTTGCCCGGATGGGACATTCAACGAAGGGGACAAGTGTTGCAAACTCTGTCCGCCCGGGACGTTCCTTGTGACGCCATGCGGACGGAACAACACAACGGACTCTGTGTGTGATGCCTGCCCTGTAAGCACAACCACAAAC ATAAACACGTTCATGTCCCACGCAAATAGAGACACAAAGTGCGAGGCCTGCACCCCATGCCCCAACTCAATGTTCATAGCCACGCCCTGCTCCCCCACTGCTGACACTATATGCAGCTGTGCAGAGGGAAAGTACTACGACACAGGACTTCTCTTCTGTAAGGAGTGCACCGTGTGCCGGGTGGGGCATGGGGCGACAAGGCCATGTAGCACGAAATCCGACACAGAGTGCCACCCTTGTGAGGCA GGCACGTTTTCGGACAAGGAGAGTTTGTCCGAGCCTTGTCGGCCATGTCGAGTGTGTTCGACGGGTTATGTGATCGCGACGCCGTGCTCCTCGGTGAACAATACAAAGTGCACCAAGTCGAGGAACACAAGCAAACCTTCGTCTACCACGAGCAGTAAGTCAACCTTCGAATCAGGGTATAACAACAGCAAACCTTCGTCTACCACGAGCA AACCTTCCCCCGGGACAAACCATACAATCCTGCGCCCCTCGAGTCCAGAGTGGATCATCCCCACGATTGCGGTGCTAGGTACCCTCCTGGTGCTGCTAGCGATAGTGGGCCTGTACCACTTCCGCACGTGCATCAAAGCGTGCCTAGAGGAGCCTCCGGATGTAGAGGAAAACACTGAGGTGACGGATCAAG aACTATCTATGCCCCTTAATCCCATGGTAGAAGAGCAAGCACGGGGTTTGCGTGGACGACACAAGAGCGTTCCACGTCGCTCTAACCATAACAGAGACTCGAGCGACTCAAGCACAGGCTCGCAAGAGGGCACCCGGGGAAAAG ATGTCACAAAGCCAAGaacgaaaaaaaagaatcatgAATAA
- the LOC5504912 gene encoding tumor necrosis factor receptor superfamily member 16 isoform X1 has protein sequence MYKLINMYKRSIWMEQILFGTVLYSVILAVAGSGCPDGTFNEGDKCCKLCPPGTFLVTPCGRNNTTDSVCDACPVSTTTNINTFMSHANRDTKCEACTPCPNSMFIATPCSPTADTICSCAEGKYYDTGLLFCKECTVCRVGHGATRPCSTKSDTECHPCEAGTFSDKESLSEPCRPCRVCSTGYVIATPCSSVNNTKCTKSRNTSKPSSTTSSKSTFESGYNNSKPSSTTSKPSPGTNHTILRPSSPEWIIPTIAVLGTLLVLLAIVGLYHFRTCIKACLEEPPDVEENTEVTDQELSMPLNPMVEEQARGLRGRHKSVPRRSNHNRDSSDSSTGSQEGTRGKVILVRDLPADVIQSLALMLNPSSSNDWTRLASELGYTALQIANWKLVPLQSTQQVLHDWGTRDTSTVEKLYRTLISIKRDDAAAKLKTFR, from the exons ATGTATAAACTTATAAACATGTATAAACGTTCGATTTGGATGGAGCAAATACTATTCGGAACAGTACTATAT AGCGTTATCCTAGCAGTCGCGGGCTCTGGTTGCCCGGATGGGACATTCAACGAAGGGGACAAGTGTTGCAAACTCTGTCCGCCCGGGACGTTCCTTGTGACGCCATGCGGACGGAACAACACAACGGACTCTGTGTGTGATGCCTGCCCTGTAAGCACAACCACAAAC ATAAACACGTTCATGTCCCACGCAAATAGAGACACAAAGTGCGAGGCCTGCACCCCATGCCCCAACTCAATGTTCATAGCCACGCCCTGCTCCCCCACTGCTGACACTATATGCAGCTGTGCAGAGGGAAAGTACTACGACACAGGACTTCTCTTCTGTAAGGAGTGCACCGTGTGCCGGGTGGGGCATGGGGCGACAAGGCCATGTAGCACGAAATCCGACACAGAGTGCCACCCTTGTGAGGCA GGCACGTTTTCGGACAAGGAGAGTTTGTCCGAGCCTTGTCGGCCATGTCGAGTGTGTTCGACGGGTTATGTGATCGCGACGCCGTGCTCCTCGGTGAACAATACAAAGTGCACCAAGTCGAGGAACACAAGCAAACCTTCGTCTACCACGAGCAGTAAGTCAACCTTCGAATCAGGGTATAACAACAGCAAACCTTCGTCTACCACGAGCA AACCTTCCCCCGGGACAAACCATACAATCCTGCGCCCCTCGAGTCCAGAGTGGATCATCCCCACGATTGCGGTGCTAGGTACCCTCCTGGTGCTGCTAGCGATAGTGGGCCTGTACCACTTCCGCACGTGCATCAAAGCGTGCCTAGAGGAGCCTCCGGATGTAGAGGAAAACACTGAGGTGACGGATCAAG aACTATCTATGCCCCTTAATCCCATGGTAGAAGAGCAAGCACGGGGTTTGCGTGGACGACACAAGAGCGTTCCACGTCGCTCTAACCATAACAGAGACTCGAGCGACTCAAGCACAGGCTCGCAAGAGGGCACCCGGGGAAAAG TCATACTTGTAAGGGATCTGCCCGCAGATGTTATACAATCCCTTGCACTGATGCTTAACCCGTCAAGCAGCAATGACTGGACGCGGCTCGCAAGTGAACTGGGCTACACAGCACTACAAATAGCTAACTGGAAGCTAGTCCCACTTCAAAGCACACAACAAGTCCTGCATGATTGGGGAACTCGTGATACCAGTACAGTGGAAAAGCTATATAGAACTCTTATATCCATCAAACGGGATGACGCTGCCGCGAAGCTGAAAACCTTCAGATAA
- the LOC5504912 gene encoding tumor necrosis factor receptor superfamily member 16 isoform X3 gives MYKLINMYKRSIWMEQILFGTVLYSVILAVAGSGCPDGTFNEGDKCCKLCPPGTFLVTPCGRNNTTDSVCDACPVSTTTNINTFMSHANRDTKCEACTPCPNSMFIATPCSPTADTICSCAEGKYYDTGLLFCKECTVCRVGHGATRPCSTKSDTECHPCEAGTFSDKESLSEPCRPCRVCSTGYVIATPCSSVNNTKCTKSRNTSKPSSTTSKPSPGTNHTILRPSSPEWIIPTIAVLGTLLVLLAIVGLYHFRTCIKACLEEPPDVEENTEVTDQELSMPLNPMVEEQARGLRGRHKSVPRRSNHNRDSSDSSTGSQEGTRGKVILVRDLPADVIQSLALMLNPSSSNDWTRLASELGYTALQIANWKLVPLQSTQQVLHDWGTRDTSTVEKLYRTLISIKRDDAAAKLKTFR, from the exons ATGTATAAACTTATAAACATGTATAAACGTTCGATTTGGATGGAGCAAATACTATTCGGAACAGTACTATAT AGCGTTATCCTAGCAGTCGCGGGCTCTGGTTGCCCGGATGGGACATTCAACGAAGGGGACAAGTGTTGCAAACTCTGTCCGCCCGGGACGTTCCTTGTGACGCCATGCGGACGGAACAACACAACGGACTCTGTGTGTGATGCCTGCCCTGTAAGCACAACCACAAAC ATAAACACGTTCATGTCCCACGCAAATAGAGACACAAAGTGCGAGGCCTGCACCCCATGCCCCAACTCAATGTTCATAGCCACGCCCTGCTCCCCCACTGCTGACACTATATGCAGCTGTGCAGAGGGAAAGTACTACGACACAGGACTTCTCTTCTGTAAGGAGTGCACCGTGTGCCGGGTGGGGCATGGGGCGACAAGGCCATGTAGCACGAAATCCGACACAGAGTGCCACCCTTGTGAGGCA GGCACGTTTTCGGACAAGGAGAGTTTGTCCGAGCCTTGTCGGCCATGTCGAGTGTGTTCGACGGGTTATGTGATCGCGACGCCGTGCTCCTCGGTGAACAATACAAAGTGCACCAAGTCGAGGAACACAAGCAAACCTTCGTCTACCACGAGCA AACCTTCCCCCGGGACAAACCATACAATCCTGCGCCCCTCGAGTCCAGAGTGGATCATCCCCACGATTGCGGTGCTAGGTACCCTCCTGGTGCTGCTAGCGATAGTGGGCCTGTACCACTTCCGCACGTGCATCAAAGCGTGCCTAGAGGAGCCTCCGGATGTAGAGGAAAACACTGAGGTGACGGATCAAG aACTATCTATGCCCCTTAATCCCATGGTAGAAGAGCAAGCACGGGGTTTGCGTGGACGACACAAGAGCGTTCCACGTCGCTCTAACCATAACAGAGACTCGAGCGACTCAAGCACAGGCTCGCAAGAGGGCACCCGGGGAAAAG TCATACTTGTAAGGGATCTGCCCGCAGATGTTATACAATCCCTTGCACTGATGCTTAACCCGTCAAGCAGCAATGACTGGACGCGGCTCGCAAGTGAACTGGGCTACACAGCACTACAAATAGCTAACTGGAAGCTAGTCCCACTTCAAAGCACACAACAAGTCCTGCATGATTGGGGAACTCGTGATACCAGTACAGTGGAAAAGCTATATAGAACTCTTATATCCATCAAACGGGATGACGCTGCCGCGAAGCTGAAAACCTTCAGATAA
- the LOC5504895 gene encoding netrin receptor DCC, with product MLTAVRVLCLLSFIESIQFTRVSGGVNISFTSYRAAEGSRTNISCQVTGQAFIMWTTPLGHSVPYDRTNRLYVFSNGFRHDVIIESVNRTDAGLYRCYGNTDSKAVRLEVEYAPELIQSESTTQVTWSNYADRDPIELNCTFDGFPVPTVELYKDSKVITSHVTKGRGSLVYKARAKSIEYYGFYQCTARNTQGEVTHVMEVSKSGPAEPPPHIRLSVGCDYVQVSWNRWTTSRGSAVSIIRIELMQGMTVIKAENLGPSLTSRTYKGLKHQSAYTVRLTAANEIGAGPWSVHQFNTKETCASLMLASSYLPMVLALIVAIVMPQ from the exons ATGCTAACTGCGGTGAGGGTGCTATGTCTGTTGTCCTTCATAGAAAGTATTCAATTCACTCGAGTTTCAG GCGGAGTAAATATATCATTCACGAGTTATCGCGCGGCTGAAGGGAGTCGGACAAACATATCGTGTCAGGTGACCGGACAGGCCTTTATCATGTGGACCACTCCTCTCGGACACTCTGTCCCGTATGACCGGACGAACCGGCTTTATGTCTTCAGCAATGGATTCcgtcatgacgtcatcattgaaAGCGTTAACCGGACAGACGCCGGCTTGTATCGTTGCTATGGgaacacggattcaaaagcAGTCCGATTAGAAGTAGAAT ACGCTCCTGAGCTTATCCAATCAGAATCGACGACCCAAGTCACGTGGTCAAACTATGCTGATCGTGACCCAATCGAACTAAATTGCACATTtgatgggtttcctgtgccgACGGTGGAGCTCTACAAAGACAGCAAAGTAATAACGAGTCACGTGACTAAGGGACGTGGCTCTTTGGTTTATAAGGCCCGAGCGAAGAGTATTGAGTACTACGGGTTCTACCAGTGCACCGCAAGGAATACTCAGGGAGAGGTCACTCACGTCATGGAGGTCTCCAAATCAG GTCCAGCAGAACCCCCGCCCCATATACGCCTATCCGTAGGGTGTGACTATGTGCAAGTCAGCTGGAACCGCTGGACAACCAGTCGTGGTAGCGCAGTCTCAATAATCAGGATAGAGCTCATGCAAGGGATGACCGTGATTAAGGCTGAGAACCTAGGACCTAGTTTAACATCACGGACGTACAAAGGACTCAAGCACCAATCAGCTTACACCGTGAGATTGACAGCTGCTAATGAAATAGGGGCGGGGCCATGGAGTGTGCATCAATTTAACACAAAAGAAACTT GTGCCAGTTTGATGTTAGCATCTTCGTACCTACCCATGGTTCTCGCGTTGATAGTTGCCATAGTAATGCCGCAATGA
- the LOC5504899 gene encoding F-box only protein 36: MNLGRHIYLEKTAQAPSPSKDFHQLIVQDGEVLWRTWRISARKDQRYIPPSQRRVPWEDFDDDALTQMDIHRVFGDDTLRLVHSLVCGDWLVRLPSNTVVHIASYLDLIDVSRLGSVCKFLRKVCSSDELWEKIYRSHCDTITDEIRELAKDVGWKKVFFTNRLQLQVLMKRKKDKENALKKRASELKKQAEIEESHHSSAFLTKNNNDD, translated from the coding sequence ATGAATCTCGGACGCCATATCTATCTGGAAAAGACGGCACAAGCGCCTTCACCAAGCAAAGATTTTCACCAGTTGATCGTGCAAGACGGAGAAGTTCTTTGGAGAACATGGCGCATTTCGGCTCGCAAAGATCAGCGTTACATCCCACCTAGCCAGCGTCGAGTCCCTTGGGAAGATTTCGATGATGATGCCCTTACCCAAATGGACATACATCGTGTTTTTGGAGACGATACATTGCGTCTAGTCCATTCCCTGGTTTGTGGGGACTGGCTTGTTCGACTACCTTCGAACACAGTAGTTCACATTGCAAGTTATCTCGATCTTATTGACGTCTCGCGTTTGGGATCAGTTTGCAAGTTCCTTCGAAAAGTTTGCTCCAGTGATGAGCTTTGGGAAAAGATCTATAGATCACACTGCGACACTATAACTGACGAAATACGCGAATTAGCAAAAGATGTTGGCTGGAAGAAAGTGTTTTTCACCAATAGGTTACAACTCCAAGTTTtgatgaaaagaaagaaggaCAAAGAAAACGCTCTCAAGAAACGAGCGTCGGAGCTGAAGAAACAAGCAGAGATAGAAGAATCACACCATTCCTCTGCTTTcctaacaaaaaacaacaacgaTGACTGA